DNA sequence from the Actinomycetes bacterium genome:
CGACCAGGTTGAGCTCGATCTCCATGCCGGTCATCGGCCGCTCGAAGTCGAAGCGGTCCTCCGCCAGCATCTGGGCGAACACGTCGAGGCACCGGTGCACCTTCTCCCGGTACCGGACGCGGTCCTCCCGGGTGAAGACGCGGCGGTCGATGTCCTCGCCCATGCCCCCTACCCTCGCGCAGCGCGGAGCGCTACGTCACCCGTTTGGGCTCAACGTCCAGCGCACCACCATCTCGCCCACCGGCCCGGCGTCCGGGTCGTCGTCCGTGCGGATCATCACCGGGACGTCGAACTGGGGACGGCGCCCGTCGCCCAGCTCGGCCAGGATCTCGGCCGCCGAGCGACCCAGGACGGCCTCGGCCGTCGCCCCTCCCGTGGCCAGGCGCAGATAGCGGATCTCGGAACTGACCACCAGCGGAGTGGCCCGGTCCAGTACGTGCGAGAAGTTGGCGAGCACGAGCGCGCTGGCCGCCGACTCCCCCAGGGTGAACAGGGCGCCGGCGTGTGGGCCGCCCACCTGGTTGTGGACGCTGGCCTGGTCGGGCAGCCGGACCCGGGCCCGGCTCGTGCTCACCTGCACGAACTCGAGGTTGAGGGTGCGGACGAACGGCACGGCCTGGTGCAGGCCCTCGGCCACGATGTCGACGTCGACTGTCATCCGGAGAGGCTACCCGCTGGTAACTTGCCCGCAAGGGCAAACCGGGCAAATGGTGACGACCGCTACCGTGGCGGGGTGGTGACGAACCAGCCGCCGGTCGCGGTGGTCGACCTGGACGGCGTTCTGGCCGACGTCCGGCACCGGCTGCACCACGTCGAGCGCACGCCGAAGGACTGGGCGGCCTTCTTCGCGGCCGCTGTGGACGACGGGGTGCTGGCCGAGGGCCGCGCCGTGGTCGAGCGGCTGGTCGCCGAGGGCCACGAGCTGGTCTACGTGACCGGACGGAACGAGGACCTGCGGGCGGACACCGAGGCCTGGCTGCGGCGGCACGGGCTGCCCGTGGTGCGGCTGCTGATGCGACGCCGCGACGACCGCCGCCCGGCCCGGCTGACCAAGCTGGGCATCCTTCGTCGGCTCACCGCCGAGGGCCGACAGGTGGCCGTCGTGGTCGACGACGACGCTGCGGTGGTGCGGGCGCTGCGCGCGGCCGGTTACCCGGTGCTGCACGCCGAGTGGATGTCGGCGCAGCCCTCCCTCTTCGAAGCCCAGGAGCAGGACGGCCGCACCTGACGGCACGCCCTATCTGGTCAACCGCCGATGTCGAAGGCCTCCGGAGGCGGGCAGGCGCAGACCAGGTGGCGGTCGCCGTAGGCACCGTCGATGCGCCGCACCGGGGACCAGTACTTGTCCATCCGCAGCGACGGGAGCGGGAACGCAGCCACGTCGCGCGAGTACGGGTGGTCCCACTCCGCGGCCAGCGACGCCACCGTGTGCGGCGCCCCGCGCAGCGGGTTGTCCTGCACCGGCCACTCCCCCGCGCCGACCCGGTCGATCTCCGCGCGGATGGCCAGCATCGCGTCGCAGAACCGGTCCAGCTCGTACAGGTCCTCCGACTCGGTGGGCTCGACCATGAGCGTGCCGGCCACCGGGAAGGACATGGTCGGGGCGTGGAACCCGTAGTCGATCAGCCGCTTGGCCACGTCGTCGACCGTCACGCCGGTCGCCTTGGTGATCGGCCGCAGGTCGAGGATGCACTCGTGCGCCACCAGCCCGTCGCGGCCGGAGTACAGCACCGGGTAGGCCGCGCCCAGTCGGGCCGCCACATAGTTGGCCGAGAGCACGGCCGCGCCGGTGGCCGCGGTCAGCCCCTCCCCGCCCATCAGCCGGATGTACGCCCACGCGATCGGCAGCACGAGCGCCGACCCCCACGGTGCGCTGGCGACCGCGCCGACCCCGGTCGCCGGGCCCGCCTCGGGCACCAGCGGGTGGTTCGGCAGGTAGGGCGCCAGGTGTGACCGGACAGCGACCGGCCCGACCCCGGGCCCTCCCCCACCGTGCGGGATCGAAAACGTCTTGTGCAGGTTGAGGTGGCTCACGTCGGCGCCGAAGCGACCCGGCTTGGCCAGCCCCACCAGGGCGTTGAGGTTCGCGCCGTCCACGTACACCTGCCCGCCCGTGTCGTGCACGAGCGCGCACAGCTCGGTGATGGTCTCCTCGAACACCCCGTGGGTCGAGGGGTAGGTGACCATCAGCGCGGCCAGCCGGTCGCCGCGCTCGGCGATCTTGGCCCGCAGGTCGTCGACGTCAACGTTGCCGTGCTCGTCGCAGGCCACCACCACGACCCGCAGCCCGGCCATCACCGCCGAGGCGGCGTTGGTGCCATGCGCGGACGACGGGATCAGGCAGATGTCGCGCTCGCCCTGCCCGTTGGCCCGGTGGTAGGCGCGGATCGCCAGAAGCCCGGAGAACTCGCCCTGGCTGCCGGCGTTCGGCTGCAGCGACACGGCGTCGTAGCCGGTCAGCTCGACCAGCCAGCGCTCCAGCTGGTGGATCAGCTCGAGGGTGCCGGCCGCCTGGTCCAGCGGCGCGAACGGGTGCAGGTCGGCGAACTCCGGCCAGGCGATGGGCTCCATCTCCGTGGTGGCGTTCAGCTTCATCGTGCACGAGCCCAGCGGGATCATTCCCCGGTCCAGCGCGAAGTCGCGGTCGGCCAGCGTGCGCAGGTAGCGCAGCATCGACGTCTCGCTGTGGTGGGCATGGAAGACCGGGTGGGTCAGGTACGGCGAGGTGCGCAGCAGGGACGCCGGCAGGGCGTCCGGCGTAGCGGCGTCCAAGGCGGCCAGGTCGACGTCAGCGCCGTGCACGCCGAACGCGCCCCAGACCCGCGACAGGTGCTCGGCCTCGGTGGTCTCGTCGGTAGAGATCCCCACCGTGTCCGCATCGATGAGCCGCAGGTTGACCCCGCGGGCGCGGGCCGCGGCCACGACCTGCTCGGCCCGACCCGGCAGGTACGCCTGCACGGTGTCGAAGAACCCGTCGTGGACCACCTCGACGCCCCCGGCCCGCAGGCCGGCGGCCAACACCGCCGCGTAGCGGTGCGTCCGCCGCGCGATCGTGGCCAGCCCTTGCGGGCCGTGGTAGACGGCGTACATGCTGGCGAGCACCGCGAGCAGGACCTGCGAGGTGCAGATGTTGCTGGTCGCCTTCTCCCGGCGGATGTGCTGCTCGCGGGTCTGCAACGCCAGCCGGTAGGCCGGCGCCCCGTCCGCGTCGAACGAGACCCCGACCAGCCGGCCCGGCAGGTTCCGCTCGAGCCCGGCCCGCACCGACAGGTAGCCGGCGTGCGGCCCGCCGAAGCCGAGCGGCACGCCGAACCGCTGGGTCGAGCCCACGGCGACGTCGGCGCCCATCTCGCCCGGCGACCGCAGCAGGGTGAGCGCGAGCAGGTCGGCGGCGACCGCCACGAGCGCCCCGCGGTCGTGCAGGGCGGCGATCAGCCCGCTGTGGTCACGGACGGCTCCGCTGGACGCCGGGTACTGCAGCAGCGCGCCGAAGGCCTCCACGCCGTCCGGCAGCGGGGCGCTCGTGTCGATCGACACCAGCGAGATGCCCAGCGGCTCGGACCGGGTGCGCAGCACCGCCCAGGTCTGCGGGTGCGCGTCGGCGTCGACCAGGAACACCTGGGACGACGACTTCGCGGCCCGGTGGGCCAGCGTCATCGCCTCCGCCGCCGCCGTCCCCTCGTCGAGCAGGCTGGCGCCGGCGGTGTCCAGCCCGGTGAGGTCGGCCACCAGCGTCTGGAAGTTCAGCAGCGCCTCCAGCCGGCCCTGGCTGATCTCCGGCTGGTACGGCGTGTAGGAGGTGTACCAGGCGGGGCTCTCCAGCACGTTGCGCCTGATCACCGCCGGCAGCACCGTGGGCGAGTACCCCATGCCGATCATCTGCACCATGGGCGTGTTCATCGCGGCCAGCTCGCGCAGCTCAGCGATCACCTGCGGCTCGGTCAGCGGTGCCCCGAGGGCGAGCTCGCCACGCTCGCGGATGGCGTCCGGGACCGCGTGCTCGAGCAGCTCGGACAGGCTCGACCACTGGGTGGCCTTGAGCATGGTCGCCTGGTCGTCGGACCGCGGCCCGATGTGCCGGTCCCGGAACGGGCTGGCCGCGTCGAGCTCGGCCAGGGGGGTGTGCGCGCTGCTGGTGTTCTCGGTGCTGCTCACGAGAAGCCCTCCGTGGTCGGGTTCCACGGACGCCGGGAGACGCCCGTGTGGGCTCCCCCTCTGTCACCGTCGTCCCCCGCGGGGACAGCGATTCCAGAGTCGCCTGCCCGCGCGGTCCGTTGGCCTGAGAGGTTCCGGGGAGGTTGCCCCTTCGGCGCCGCGGCCGGGCCATGGGGGGCTCGGTGCGCGGACTCTCCCGTGCGGGTTGGTCGGCTGCGGCTCAGTCTAGGGCCGCTGCCGCGTCACCGGCGTCGGTTGACATGCGTACCGCAACGCACAGAGCGGGACCCTGCGGCAGAAGGGTGCTGGACTCAGCCGACGCTGCGGCGTCGCCGGGCAGCCAGCTCGTCGGCTGGGTGCTCGCCCGTCTCGGTCGGTTCGGCGCCCGCCCGCTCGCCGTGGAGGGTGACCAGCTCGCCCTCGATCTCGCGCCAGACCCGGCCCACGGCGATGCCGAACACGCCCTGACCACCCTGGACGAGGTCGATGACCTCGTCCGCCGAGGTGCACTCGTAGACGCTGGCGCCGTCGCTCATCAAGGTGATCTGGGCCAGCTCGTCGACGCCGCGGTCCCGCAGGGCCTGCACCGCGGTGCGGATCTGCTGCAGCGAGACGCCGGTGTCCAGCAGCCGCTTGACGATCTTGAGGACCAGGATGTCCCGGAACCCGTAGAGCCGCTGGGTGCCCGACCCGGACGCTGGCCGGACGCTCGGATCGACCAGCCCGGTGCGGGCCCAGTAGTCCAGCTGCCGGTAGGTGATCCCGGCCGCCGCGCAGGCCACCGGGCCGCGATAGCCGATGTCCTCGGGCAGCTCGGGGGTGTCATCGCCGAAGAGCAGACCCTGACGGGGCGCGCGGAGCGGGGCGTCCTGGTGCTCGCCCACGTGGGTGTCGCTGCCGGTCACGCCGGCCTCCCCTCCTGCTGCGTCTGTGCCTCGGCCGCCTCGGCCTGGCGAACCACACACATGGAGTTACGCGCGCGGGGTTCGTCTCAACGGCTCGAACGCTAGGCCGCGGGAACCCCCGCGTCAACGAGCCACGGGCCGACACGCCGAGACCGAACTCTCAACCAGTGGTTGAGGGTGAGGGAACCTCGAGCCGAAGTTGAGGCTTAGGGCTGCGGCTCGTCCTCGGGGCCAGCCTCCGTACCGCCTTCAGCGCCACCCTCGCCGACGAAGTCCTCCGGGGAGACCTGGTCGAGGAACTCGCGGAACCGCTCGACCTCGTCCTCCTGCTCGTCCGGGATCGCGATCCCCGCCTCGGCGAGGACCTCCTCCGCCCCGAAGATCGGGGTGCCGGTCCGCAGCGCCAGCGCGATCGCGTCGGACGGCCGGGCGCTGACCTCGACCCCGCCGGCGAAGATCAGCTCAGCGTAGAAGACGCCGTCCCGCAGCTCGGTGATCCGAATCTGGGTGAGCTCGGCCCCGAGCGCCTGCAGCACGTCCTTGAGCAGGTCATGGGTGAGCGGGCGGACCGGCACCACCCCCTGTTGCGCGAACGCGATCGCGGTGGCCTCGGCGGCCCCGATCCAGATCGGCAGGTACCGCTCGCCCGCACTCTCACGCAGCAGCACGATCGGCTGCTGCGAAGGCATCTCTACCCGGACGCCGACTACGTCGAGCTGCTGCACGTTGGCCAGCCTACCCGGCCGCGCACGCCGTGCCAGGGCGAAGCCGAAGGCCCGTCGGCTACCGGTGACCGGCTGCGGACAGTCCGGACTTCACCAGCGCCGCGTGCAGCCGCACCGACAGCGCGGCCAGCTCGCGGACGACCTCCTCGGCGCGGGCCCGAGCGTCCGGGTTCCGCTGGTTCGCCAGCGGGGCGACCACCTGTTCCACCAGCCCGACCTCGCGGTCGGCCGCGGCCTTCACCGCACGCAGGTGCCGGGCCTGCAGCCCGTAGGCCCCCAGCTCGGCCACCGTCCTGGCGACGGTGAGCGCGTCCCCGTCGTAGTGCGAGGAGCCGGGCCGGGTGGCGACCAGGCCGTACCCCTCGAGCTCCTTGAGCAGAGACTCGTCGATGTCCGCGGCCTCGAGCAGCTCGGCGCGCGACAGCCGCAGCTCGGAGATGTCGGGCGCGAACGCGGCGGCCGTGGGCAGCCCACCGGAGGTCACCACCGCCATGGGTACCCGGGGGGAACCACCGGGCGTGTCCGGCGGCTGCAGGCCCCGGTCCATCGCGTCCAGGTGCTCCTTGATCACCTTGAGCGGCAGGTACCGGTCGCGCTGCGCACTGAGCACGTAGCGCAGCCGCTGCACGTCGGCGGCGCCGAACTTGCGGTAGCCGGACGGCGTCCGGGACGGCTCGACCAGTCCCTCGGCCTCCAGGAACCGGATCTTGGAGATGGTGACGTCCGGGAACTCCGGACGGAGCCGGGCCAGCACCTCACCGATGCTCAGCGCGCCCGACGGAACGGCGGCCGTGCTCACCCGTCGCCACCGGGAGCCTGGGCGGGCTCCGCGCCCACCGGGGTCGGCCCCGCGAAGTAGACCAGCCGGAACTTGCCGACCTGGACCTCGTCACCGGTGTGCAGCAGCACGTCGTCGATCCGGTGACGGTTGACGTAGGTGCCGTTGAGGCTGCCGACGTCCTTCACCCGGTAGCCCTCCGGGACCCGGACGAACTGGGCGTGCCGGCGCGAGACCGTGACGTCGTCCAGGAAGATGTCGCTGTCCGGGTGCCGACCGCCCGTGATGACGTCGGCCTCGAGGACGAACCGGCTGCCCGCGTTGGGGCCGCGCTGCACGACGAGCAGCGCCGTGCCGGGCGCGAGCGGCTCCTCGGTGGGGACGACCGACGCCTCGGCTGGCGCCCCCTCCTCCGGCTCGGCCAGCCCCGGCAGCGACAGCGTCGAGGTGACGTCGGTCTCGGGGTGGGCGGCCGGCTCGCGGTCTGCGCCGCTCGTACCGCTGTCGCTGGTCATGGAAGCCTCCTGGACATCGACCCACCGGACCCTCGATCACAGGTCGACGGTGCGTGCTCCGACCCTAGGCGTGGCCGCCGGACAGGGTCAACCGAGTCGGCCAGATCCGCGGCGGCGGCCAAGCCCGTCTCAACCTCAACTGAACATCGACTACGCCGAGACCGAACCGGATCAGCCGGCGATGAGGGCGGCGTAGCTGCCGGCGTCCATGCCCAACCCGGACACGTCCGCGTCGCTCGGCTGCACCTCGACCATCCAGCCCTCGCCATACGGGTCGCTGTTGAGCAGCTCCGGGGAGCTGCTCAACGCCTCGTTGCGGGCCACCACCACGCCGGAAACCGGCGCGTAGACATCGCTCACGCTCTTGGTGGACTCGACCTCGCCACAGGGCTGGCCGAGCGTGATCTCGGCGCCCACCTCGGGCAGCGAGACGTAGACGATGTCGCCCAGCGCTTCCTGCGCGTAGTCGGTGATCCCGAACCGGACTGCGCTCCCGTCCCCCGGTGCGCGCAACCACTCGTGCTCGGCGGTGTACCGCAGGTCGTCGGGGGTCTGGCTCACGGGATCATCCTCTCGAACGGGCGAAGGACTGCGCTCACTGGGCTCACCGGCTCGGTGCCGGGCGAGCGTACTGAGGCGATTCTGGCACTCGCAAGGCGGTTACCTGCACCTGGACCTGCTCGGTCACCTGGATGTCGGCGCCGACGTTGCGCAGCGACTCGACCACGCCACCCGGGATCCGCAGGGCGCCGGACATCGTGCGCGGGTCGCCGATGGCGACCATGCGGTACGGCGAGGTGAGCGTCGTGCCATCGACGGTGATCCCGCCGTTGGAGCCGTCCAGCAGCCAGGTCTGCGCCACCACGCGCACGTTGCCGATCTGGAGTGCCTCGGCCCCGGCGTCCCGCAGCTCCTGGACGGCGTCCAGCAGGGTGGCAGCGTCCACCTTGCCGGTCGGGTCGGTGATCGTGATTTCGATCCCGGGGCCCTTCGCGGCGATTGTGCCGGCGAGGATCCCCAGGGTGGCAGCCCGGCTGCGGGCGTCGGCCAGCGCCGTCGAGCTCTGCCCGGTGCCCGACTTCAGCGCCTCGCGCGTCGCCTCGAGGTCAGCGCGCTCGGCTGCGAGCCGGTCGTTGCGGTTGGTGAGGCTGTCCAGGATGCGGACCAGGTCGGACTCCCTGGCCGTGGTCAACCCGTCGGACTGGGCGGTGCTGCGCACCTGCAGCGCGAGACCGAGGCCGAGCAGCGCGAAGAGCAGGCCGATGACGATCTGGCTGCGGCTGGCCCGGGGTCTCAGCGCCGCGCGCAGCCGGGCCCGGCTGACCGCCGGGTCGTTGGTGGGGGTCGCGCTCACGACGTCAGGCGCCCAACAGGTGCCGGCGAATCGCCGCCGCGTTGGAGAAGATCCGCACCGCCAGCACCACGACGACGCCGGTGGACAGCTGCGCGCCCACGCCGAGCTGGTCGCCGAGGAAGACGATCAGGGCCGCCACCGAGACGTTGGCCAGGAACGAGATGACGAAGACCCGGTCGTCGAACAGGCCCTCCACCGCGGCCCGTACCGCACCGAACACGGCGTCCAGCGCGGCGACGATGGCGATCGGCAGGTAGGGCTGGGCCCACAGCGGCACCGCCGGCTGCAGTACCAGGCCCAGCACGATGCCGAGGATCAGCCCGAGTACCGCGATCATGGGGAACCTTCAGTCGTGGCGTAGCGCAGGGTCAGGCCGGGCGCCGCGGGCAGGGACAGGTCTTGGGCGCCCTCGATGCCGTAGCGGATCCCGTAGGCGTCGTGCAGCGTACGCAGCGAAGCCCTGGCAGAGCCAGCCGCGAACTGCGACTCCAGCGTCGGTCCACCGATCGCGCTGACCAGGTAGGGCCGGGTGAGTGGCCGGTAGTCGACCAGGATCGCGTCCCCCGCGGTGCGGATCGCGGACAACGAGGTGAGGCGCTGTCCGTTGACGCTGATCGCCTCGGCCCCTGCGGCCCACAGCCCGTTGACCACCATCGCGACGTCACGGTCCAGCACCCGGCTGAGCTCGGGCTTGGTCGGGTCGACCAGCGGGGAGTCGACCGGCGCGTTGTCCAGGCTGATCCGGACGCCGGGACCCTGCACGGCCAACGCGCCGCTGGTG
Encoded proteins:
- a CDS encoding DUF4442 domain-containing protein, which gives rise to MTVDVDIVAEGLHQAVPFVRTLNLEFVQVSTSRARVRLPDQASVHNQVGGPHAGALFTLGESAASALVLANFSHVLDRATPLVVSSEIRYLRLATGGATAEAVLGRSAAEILAELGDGRRPQFDVPVMIRTDDDPDAGPVGEMVVRWTLSPNG
- a CDS encoding HAD family acid phosphatase codes for the protein MVTNQPPVAVVDLDGVLADVRHRLHHVERTPKDWAAFFAAAVDDGVLAEGRAVVERLVAEGHELVYVTGRNEDLRADTEAWLRRHGLPVVRLLMRRRDDRRPARLTKLGILRRLTAEGRQVAVVVDDDAAVVRALRAAGYPVLHAEWMSAQPSLFEAQEQDGRT
- the gcvP gene encoding aminomethyl-transferring glycine dehydrogenase, giving the protein MSSTENTSSAHTPLAELDAASPFRDRHIGPRSDDQATMLKATQWSSLSELLEHAVPDAIRERGELALGAPLTEPQVIAELRELAAMNTPMVQMIGMGYSPTVLPAVIRRNVLESPAWYTSYTPYQPEISQGRLEALLNFQTLVADLTGLDTAGASLLDEGTAAAEAMTLAHRAAKSSSQVFLVDADAHPQTWAVLRTRSEPLGISLVSIDTSAPLPDGVEAFGALLQYPASSGAVRDHSGLIAALHDRGALVAVAADLLALTLLRSPGEMGADVAVGSTQRFGVPLGFGGPHAGYLSVRAGLERNLPGRLVGVSFDADGAPAYRLALQTREQHIRREKATSNICTSQVLLAVLASMYAVYHGPQGLATIARRTHRYAAVLAAGLRAGGVEVVHDGFFDTVQAYLPGRAEQVVAAARARGVNLRLIDADTVGISTDETTEAEHLSRVWGAFGVHGADVDLAALDAATPDALPASLLRTSPYLTHPVFHAHHSETSMLRYLRTLADRDFALDRGMIPLGSCTMKLNATTEMEPIAWPEFADLHPFAPLDQAAGTLELIHQLERWLVELTGYDAVSLQPNAGSQGEFSGLLAIRAYHRANGQGERDICLIPSSAHGTNAASAVMAGLRVVVVACDEHGNVDVDDLRAKIAERGDRLAALMVTYPSTHGVFEETITELCALVHDTGGQVYVDGANLNALVGLAKPGRFGADVSHLNLHKTFSIPHGGGGPGVGPVAVRSHLAPYLPNHPLVPEAGPATGVGAVASAPWGSALVLPIAWAYIRLMGGEGLTAATGAAVLSANYVAARLGAAYPVLYSGRDGLVAHECILDLRPITKATGVTVDDVAKRLIDYGFHAPTMSFPVAGTLMVEPTESEDLYELDRFCDAMLAIRAEIDRVGAGEWPVQDNPLRGAPHTVASLAAEWDHPYSRDVAAFPLPSLRMDKYWSPVRRIDGAYGDRHLVCACPPPEAFDIGG
- a CDS encoding MerR family transcriptional regulator is translated as MTGSDTHVGEHQDAPLRAPRQGLLFGDDTPELPEDIGYRGPVACAAAGITYRQLDYWARTGLVDPSVRPASGSGTQRLYGFRDILVLKIVKRLLDTGVSLQQIRTAVQALRDRGVDELAQITLMSDGASVYECTSADEVIDLVQGGQGVFGIAVGRVWREIEGELVTLHGERAGAEPTETGEHPADELAARRRRSVG
- a CDS encoding bifunctional nuclease family protein; amino-acid sequence: MQQLDVVGVRVEMPSQQPIVLLRESAGERYLPIWIGAAEATAIAFAQQGVVPVRPLTHDLLKDVLQALGAELTQIRITELRDGVFYAELIFAGGVEVSARPSDAIALALRTGTPIFGAEEVLAEAGIAIPDEQEDEVERFREFLDQVSPEDFVGEGGAEGGTEAGPEDEPQP
- a CDS encoding MerR family transcriptional regulator, whose product is MSTAAVPSGALSIGEVLARLRPEFPDVTISKIRFLEAEGLVEPSRTPSGYRKFGAADVQRLRYVLSAQRDRYLPLKVIKEHLDAMDRGLQPPDTPGGSPRVPMAVVTSGGLPTAAAFAPDISELRLSRAELLEAADIDESLLKELEGYGLVATRPGSSHYDGDALTVARTVAELGAYGLQARHLRAVKAAADREVGLVEQVVAPLANQRNPDARARAEEVVRELAALSVRLHAALVKSGLSAAGHR
- a CDS encoding FHA domain-containing protein — encoded protein: MTSDSGTSGADREPAAHPETDVTSTLSLPGLAEPEEGAPAEASVVPTEEPLAPGTALLVVQRGPNAGSRFVLEADVITGGRHPDSDIFLDDVTVSRRHAQFVRVPEGYRVKDVGSLNGTYVNRHRIDDVLLHTGDEVQVGKFRLVYFAGPTPVGAEPAQAPGGDG
- the gcvH gene encoding glycine cleavage system protein GcvH, which encodes MSQTPDDLRYTAEHEWLRAPGDGSAVRFGITDYAQEALGDIVYVSLPEVGAEITLGQPCGEVESTKSVSDVYAPVSGVVVARNEALSSSPELLNSDPYGEGWMVEVQPSDADVSGLGMDAGSYAALIAG
- a CDS encoding DUF881 domain-containing protein, coding for MSATPTNDPAVSRARLRAALRPRASRSQIVIGLLFALLGLGLALQVRSTAQSDGLTTARESDLVRILDSLTNRNDRLAAERADLEATREALKSGTGQSSTALADARSRAATLGILAGTIAAKGPGIEITITDPTGKVDAATLLDAVQELRDAGAEALQIGNVRVVAQTWLLDGSNGGITVDGTTLTSPYRMVAIGDPRTMSGALRIPGGVVESLRNVGADIQVTEQVQVQVTALRVPESPQYARPAPSR
- a CDS encoding small basic family protein; amino-acid sequence: MIAVLGLILGIVLGLVLQPAVPLWAQPYLPIAIVAALDAVFGAVRAAVEGLFDDRVFVISFLANVSVAALIVFLGDQLGVGAQLSTGVVVVLAVRIFSNAAAIRRHLLGA
- a CDS encoding DUF881 domain-containing protein, with product MSAPAPPRNDRRDAVGALLGQIWDEALDPGYAAAAARRSAKEQSAPERRRRAVGAAVALGLVGVLLAAAAVQTRIARPVVTVQRAQLVQRIHEQTRLNDQLSAAIASTGAEVDRLKSAQLATTAEGEQLARQLETLGVTSGALAVQGPGVRISLDNAPVDSPLVDPTKPELSRVLDRDVAMVVNGLWAAGAEAISVNGQRLTSLSAIRTAGDAILVDYRPLTRPYLVSAIGGPTLESQFAAGSARASLRTLHDAYGIRYGIEGAQDLSLPAAPGLTLRYATTEGSP